Genomic window (Vibrio coralliirubri):
AAAAATAATAAAGATTAATTAGCACAGCTATTGATAAACTTGTTGTTACATTTCTTTGCACATAAAAAAACACCGCCCATAAGGCGGTGTAAACAAATTTGACAGACAGGTCAAAATAAATACAGGAAGTACATGCCTCGTTTCAGTATAAACTGCAACAAAACATTTGGTAGAACTCTACCCAACTCGAAAAGAACGAGTTTGCAAACACAACATCGCAGGAGCTAAGCCAATTGATTCTAGAGAGAATCAAGCCGTTCAGGCTAGCTGCTGCGGGATGAAATATAGAATTTCTCTGGCCGCTAGGCAATGGACAAATTATAATGTTTCAGATAAAAAAAACTAATGCTTATTTAGAGAGTAACTATGTCTCGTCGATTACCCCCATTAAACTCGCTAAGAGTGTTTGAAGCAGCAGCTCGACACTTGAGTTTTACGCGTGCTGCAGAAGAGTTGTTTGTTACTCAAGCGGCGGTCAGTCATCAGATCAAAGCGCTTGAAGAATTCTTATCTTTGAAGCTGTTTCGCCGAAGAAACCGCTCTTTGCTGCTGACTGAAGAAGGTCAAAGCTACTTCTTAGATATCAAAGATATTTTCACATCACTGGCAGAAGCGACAGACAAAGTGCTTGAGCGAAGTGAGAAGGGCGCATTGACCATCAGTTTACCGCCGAGCTTTGCAATTCAATGGTTGGTACCAAGGCTCGCTGACTTTAATCAGCAAGAACCTGATATTGATGTAAGAATCAAAGCCGTTGATATGGATGAAGGCTCGCTGACCGATGATGTAGACGTGGCTATTTACTATGGCCGAGGTAATTGGTCGGGGCTCAGAGCCGATAAGCTTTACCAAGAGTACTTGATCCCTCTTTGCTCACCTTCCGTGCTGCTAGGAGTAAAACCATTAGAATCTCTCAGTGATTTAGCATGTCATACGCTATTGCATGATACTTCTCGAAAGGATTGGAAACAGTTTGCTAAACAAAATGGCATCGATGGGGTAAACGTTAATCACGGTCCTATCTTCAGTCACTCAACCATGGTGCTGCAGGCAGCGGCTCACGGCCAGGGCATTGCTCTAGGTAACAACGTGTTGGCGCAGCCTGAAATCGAAGCAGGTCGTTTGATTGCGCCTTTTGATGAAGTGTTGGTGAGTAAGAACGCCTTCTA
Coding sequences:
- a CDS encoding transcriptional regulator GcvA gives rise to the protein MSRRLPPLNSLRVFEAAARHLSFTRAAEELFVTQAAVSHQIKALEEFLSLKLFRRRNRSLLLTEEGQSYFLDIKDIFTSLAEATDKVLERSEKGALTISLPPSFAIQWLVPRLADFNQQEPDIDVRIKAVDMDEGSLTDDVDVAIYYGRGNWSGLRADKLYQEYLIPLCSPSVLLGVKPLESLSDLACHTLLHDTSRKDWKQFAKQNGIDGVNVNHGPIFSHSTMVLQAAAHGQGIALGNNVLAQPEIEAGRLIAPFDEVLVSKNAFYVVCHEKQADMGRIATFRDWMLAKAQSEQEDLLDE